A genomic window from Halorussus rarus includes:
- a CDS encoding MFS transporter — protein sequence MSSARRDRVLLATVVFAVMLAQVLLYPGVPDLVDAVGASTSLDASMWFLAAEFAAFVAFAGAWGALSDGLGRRIPLVVAGALGGAVGYLALALLPAALSLSFLGVLGLRALQGATTIGAFSLSMTMLMDLEGGHGKNMGAAGIAIGLGTAIGAPLGGQLYGVGPLLPLYVASGLLVCAAVLALPISDRVPGDEADERGRVVRALTTLTERPILGLPYVFGFVDRFTAGFFALVGTVYFREAFGLDAAATGVMLGLFFAPFALLQYPFGVLSDRIGRKAPIVAGSALYGLAVVGVGVSPTVAVAGAGMVVVGVIGALMSPATMALVTDLSADSARGTAMAGFNVFGSLGFLAGILVGGTVADEAGFLAAFLVAGALETAIALASIPAFLRVDLDGERSAFGG from the coding sequence GTGAGTTCCGCTCGCCGCGACCGCGTTCTGCTCGCGACCGTGGTGTTCGCCGTGATGCTCGCCCAGGTGCTGCTCTACCCCGGCGTCCCGGACCTCGTCGACGCGGTCGGCGCGTCGACCTCGCTCGACGCGAGCATGTGGTTCCTCGCCGCGGAATTCGCCGCGTTCGTCGCCTTCGCCGGGGCGTGGGGCGCGCTCAGCGACGGGCTCGGCCGCCGGATTCCGCTGGTCGTGGCGGGGGCGCTGGGCGGCGCGGTCGGCTACCTCGCGCTCGCGCTGCTGCCGGCCGCGCTCTCGCTGTCGTTCCTCGGCGTGCTCGGACTCCGGGCGCTCCAGGGCGCGACCACCATCGGCGCGTTCTCGCTGTCGATGACGATGCTGATGGACCTCGAGGGCGGCCACGGCAAGAACATGGGCGCGGCCGGCATCGCCATCGGCCTCGGGACCGCGATCGGCGCGCCGCTCGGCGGCCAACTGTACGGCGTCGGCCCGCTCCTGCCGCTCTACGTCGCGAGCGGCCTGCTCGTCTGCGCCGCGGTGCTCGCGCTGCCGATCTCGGACCGGGTGCCGGGCGACGAGGCCGACGAGCGCGGCCGGGTCGTCCGGGCGCTGACGACCCTGACCGAGCGACCGATCCTCGGCCTCCCGTACGTCTTCGGGTTCGTCGACCGGTTCACCGCCGGGTTCTTCGCGCTTGTCGGCACCGTCTACTTCCGGGAGGCGTTCGGCCTCGACGCCGCCGCGACCGGCGTGATGCTCGGGCTGTTCTTCGCGCCGTTCGCGCTCCTCCAGTACCCCTTCGGCGTCCTCTCGGACCGGATCGGCCGGAAGGCCCCCATCGTCGCCGGGTCGGCGCTGTACGGCCTCGCGGTCGTCGGCGTCGGCGTCTCGCCGACCGTCGCCGTCGCCGGCGCGGGGATGGTCGTCGTGGGCGTCATCGGCGCGCTGATGTCGCCGGCGACGATGGCGCTAGTCACCGACCTGTCGGCCGACTCCGCGCGGGGCACCGCGATGGCCGGCTTCAACGTCTTCGGGAGCCTGGGCTTCCTCGCCGGCATCCTCGTGGGCGGAACGGTCGCCGACGAGGCCGGGTTCCTCGCGGCGTTCCTCGTCGCCGGCGCGCTGGAGACCGCCATCGCGCTCGCGTCGATTCCGGCGTTCCTCCGGGTCGACCTCGACGGCGAGCGGAGCGCGTTCGGCGGATAG
- a CDS encoding pyridoxal-phosphate-dependent aminotransferase family protein, protein MREDFLLLNPGPVPTTRDVRQAMSEPMVSHRSAEFEAVYERAQDALDYVFTESTLDGSSTASDGTSLIFNGTATMAMEAAVANLVGSLSGRGDGGTVVPLVNGKFGRRFKRIADRYASVDPVEATWGQSIDLDEVAETVDDDTDVVTMVHNETSTGLLNPVEAVGEIAAEHDATFVVDGVTSIGGDEFRIDDWNVDVAVTDAQKCLAAPPGTSAMYATERAQEQFDGDAAPFYEDLDWHLRKADSHQTPFTSAVPLFRGLAVAVENIEAEGMGDRIERHREQSRAFREAFVAMGLDLFPERNEATGYSNTLTAVSLPAHTREDPDAFFDAVEERGVSISGGQAHLGGEIFRVSNMGNLSSEQILRGVRTVGEAFEATGADVDAEAGVEAAREELR, encoded by the coding sequence TCGAGGCGGTGTACGAGCGGGCCCAGGACGCGCTCGACTACGTGTTCACCGAGTCGACGCTCGACGGGTCGTCGACCGCCAGCGACGGGACCAGCCTCATCTTCAACGGGACCGCGACGATGGCGATGGAGGCCGCGGTGGCGAATCTGGTGGGCAGCCTGAGCGGCCGCGGCGACGGCGGCACGGTCGTGCCGCTGGTCAACGGCAAGTTCGGCCGGCGCTTCAAGCGCATCGCCGACCGATACGCCTCGGTCGACCCGGTGGAGGCGACGTGGGGCCAGTCCATCGACCTCGACGAAGTCGCCGAGACCGTCGACGACGACACCGACGTGGTGACGATGGTCCACAACGAGACCTCGACGGGCCTGCTCAACCCGGTCGAGGCGGTCGGCGAGATCGCGGCCGAGCACGACGCCACCTTCGTCGTGGACGGCGTGACCTCCATCGGCGGCGACGAGTTCCGCATCGACGACTGGAACGTCGACGTGGCGGTCACCGACGCCCAGAAGTGCCTGGCCGCGCCGCCGGGCACCTCTGCGATGTACGCCACCGAGCGCGCCCAGGAGCAGTTCGACGGCGACGCCGCCCCGTTCTACGAGGACCTCGACTGGCACCTCCGGAAGGCCGACTCCCACCAGACCCCCTTCACCAGCGCGGTCCCCCTCTTCCGGGGGCTCGCGGTCGCGGTCGAGAACATCGAGGCCGAGGGAATGGGCGACCGCATCGAGCGCCACCGCGAGCAGTCGCGGGCGTTCCGCGAGGCGTTCGTCGCGATGGGCCTCGACCTCTTCCCCGAGCGCAACGAGGCGACCGGGTACTCCAACACCCTGACCGCGGTGTCGCTGCCGGCCCACACCCGCGAGGACCCCGACGCCTTCTTCGACGCGGTCGAGGAGCGGGGCGTCTCCATCTCGGGCGGGCAGGCCCACCTCGGCGGGGAGATCTTCCGCGTTAGCAACATGGGCAACCTCTCCAGCGAGCAGATCCTCCGGGGCGTCCGCACGGTCGGCGAGGCGTTCGAGGCGACCGGCGCGGACGTCGACGCCGAGGCCGGCGTCGAGGCCGCCCGCGAGGAACTGCGGTAA
- the pdhA gene encoding pyruvate dehydrogenase (acetyl-transferring) E1 component subunit alpha yields MTRPDGLFARAPDDRIRVLDADGEVVAPELLPDLDDEALVAMYRDMRFCRRLDERAISLQRQGRLGTYSSLAGQEGAQIGSTHALADADLVSYQYREHGAVVARGFPWEYLLYWAGHERGNAALADVNVLPLNITIGDHLPHAVGMAWAAKLRGDDRATVVHFGDGATSEGDFHEGLNFAGVYDVPAVFVCNNNQWAISVPRERQTASDTLAQKARAYGFEGVQVDGMDPLAMYAVTRAAREKALDPREDEPRPTLVEAVQYRFGAHTTADDPSVYRDEAEVERWRERDPLDRLEAFLRETGRLDDDRLDEMDAEIEATLADAVDRLESYEADPDDPFEYTYAEPTETLRDQRDYLRALREEYGDEALLQDE; encoded by the coding sequence ATGACGAGGCCCGACGGACTGTTCGCGCGTGCGCCAGACGACCGCATTCGAGTCCTGGACGCCGACGGCGAGGTGGTCGCACCGGAGCTACTTCCCGACCTCGACGACGAGGCGCTCGTCGCGATGTACCGCGACATGCGCTTCTGCCGCCGGCTGGACGAGCGCGCGATCAGCCTCCAGCGCCAGGGCCGGCTCGGCACGTACTCGTCGCTCGCCGGTCAGGAGGGCGCCCAGATCGGCTCGACGCACGCGCTCGCCGACGCGGACCTCGTCTCCTACCAGTACCGCGAGCACGGCGCGGTCGTCGCGCGCGGGTTCCCCTGGGAGTACCTGCTCTACTGGGCGGGCCACGAGCGCGGCAACGCGGCGCTCGCCGACGTAAACGTCCTCCCGCTCAACATCACCATCGGCGACCACCTCCCCCACGCGGTCGGGATGGCGTGGGCGGCGAAGCTCCGGGGCGACGACCGGGCGACGGTCGTCCACTTCGGCGACGGCGCCACGTCGGAGGGCGACTTCCACGAGGGGCTCAACTTCGCGGGCGTGTACGACGTCCCCGCGGTGTTCGTCTGCAACAACAACCAGTGGGCCATCTCGGTCCCGCGCGAGCGCCAGACCGCGAGCGACACCCTCGCCCAGAAGGCCCGCGCCTACGGCTTCGAGGGCGTGCAGGTCGACGGAATGGACCCGCTCGCGATGTACGCCGTCACGCGGGCGGCCCGCGAGAAGGCGCTCGACCCCCGCGAGGACGAGCCCCGGCCGACGCTCGTCGAGGCGGTCCAGTACCGGTTCGGCGCCCACACCACGGCCGACGACCCCTCGGTCTACCGCGACGAGGCGGAGGTCGAGCGCTGGCGCGAGCGCGACCCGCTCGACCGGCTGGAGGCGTTCCTTCGCGAGACCGGCCGACTCGACGACGACCGTCTCGACGAGATGGACGCCGAGATCGAGGCGACGCTGGCCGACGCGGTCGACCGCCTGGAGTCGTACGAGGCCGACCCCGACGACCCGTTCGAGTACACCTACGCCGAGCCGACCGAGACCCTCCGCGACCAGCGGGACTACCTGCGTGCGCTCCGGGAGGAGTACGGCGACGAGGCGCTCCTGCAGGACGAGTAG